TCAAGACTACAGattcaagaaacaaaatcaTGTTATTCCCTTAAGTTTTACCCCTCCCTCATCAAAACTCCAACCCAACCTACTTGCCTAACATTTCCTAATTTCAACAAGCCCTGCTTACAACTTAAACATCATCCTCCTCTCTCcctctattttctctctcacttcacacaaataaaataataataatacatactCCATTAAACCAGTAAGAGCTGAGTTGTTCCACCCTTTTTAGGAAATTAAAACCCAATCACTAAGCATTTTCAGAAATCAAAAAATCCCACTATTGAAAGACAGAGAAGAGAAGTGTCAACACACACAGTTTTTTCtctaactttttctttcttttttttttttttttcctttttcccttCTTAGTATTTTGctcaaacaaagaaagaaactatCCAAGATTTCAAGAAAGAGTAAATAGGTCCCTTCATCCTCTCCCATCAATCTCTTCCTTCtttaatgtatataatatatatatatatatatattgaatattagCAACATAACTCTTTCCTTTGTTTCCCTTTTTCCTGCCTCAtccccttctctctctctctctctctctctctctctctcttcaaGATATGGAAATTCTTTAATATCAATCACTAATCACTacctttgttttctttatttgggTATCTGTTACAGCTTATTCTCTTCCTTAAAATTACTGTATTCTTGCCTGGTTTATCTTCAAGAAACCTTTATCTTGGTCTCCTCTAATTCTTATTTAGGTTTTCTGTTGCACTGTCTCTGTTATCATTAGttcagagagagagagcggAGAAGTAACCCTAAAAACAAGGACCATTTTGCaagagtaattaaaaaagaaaaaggaagaaaaaagaactttCACATCCCGTTCAACAAGATCCATTCcaagaatagaaaaaagaaaaggctttTATGGATTCAATGCCTGAAATGGACAGTTCCAACTCTGAAAATACAAACAGATTCAGCAACACCATCAGCAACACCACCACCACTACTACTATGTCAATAGgaacttcatcatcatcaccatcGTCATCCTCAACACCTAGCCGCTATGAGAATCAAAAGCGCCGTGACTGGAACACTTTTGGTCAATATCTCAAGAATCATAGGCCTCCTCTTTCTCTGTCTAGGTGCAGTGGTGCTCATGTTCTTGAATTTCTTCGCTACCTCGATCAATTTGGCAAGACTAAGGTGCATACACCAATCTGCCCCTTTTATGGCCATCCAAATCCACCAGCACCTTGCCCTTGTCCTCTCCGGCAAGCATGGGGTAGTCTTGACGCACTCATCGGTCGCCTTCGGGCAGCTTTTGAGGAAAATGGAGGCAAACCTGAAGCAAACCCGTTTGGTGCTCGTGCAGTGAGGCTTTATCTCCGCGAAGTTCGTGACTTGCAGTCGAAAGCTAGAGGGATTAGCTATGAGAAAAAGAAGCGAAAGCGTCCACCACAGCAACAAATCCAAGCTCTTCCTCCGCAGCCAGGTGCAACTTAATatgaaagaaagataaaatcagacagaaagaaagaaagatgaatctTTTTATCAAGCAGTGTACTGGAGACATTTCTCTTCTTGATTGACATTACCTTCTTCTATAATATGGGTActtttctttacctttttctcttaGTATGAGTTATGGTACTTTATTAGGGTTATTTCatggtttctttttcttttccccccTCTTCCTGGGTATTTCTGTTTGTTTTTATGGAAGCAAATTGCTAGATCTGGGGATACCTTTGAATCTGCTTTTGATGCAAACAGTGATAGTAGCAGTAGTAGTTGTAGTAGCAGTAGCAGTAGCAGTGTTACTTGTAGTGGGAGTAGTGGTACTACAAAAAAGTGGTGGAAGAAGTGATTGTACTTGCAGTTATATGGTCTATGTTGGAACTGAAAGAGCATCTAATTTGCTCATAGACTTGTATATGAATTGTACTTGAATATTCATGTCATTTATGCCAAGCCATAGATTTGCAAACCCTTATGTTGTGTTGTCTTCATTTCCTTTCTctgatctttttttttttttttttctgtttttcatttttatgtattctcttttttcttttatctcttCCTTTGGACATTAGCTATGTATCTTCTCAATTCTTTAAAGCTAGAAAGACTTCACATAATATGTCAGATTACCCTCACTATAACTTACTATACACTTGTTTAATGGTGTTGCTGTTGCACAGATGATGGTCAGTTATCATTCATTTCTGCTATAGTCTTTATATTTCTGACTTCCCTCTCCCTTCAATTCCCCACCTATTGTGTTTCCACTTTTCTGCTTTACTGTCTAAGAGAATTATAATGAATCAATGTCTATGTAAAGTTAAAGAACATAACctttaaaagtttaatatatagtaataataatttttagtagtGTCTTAGAATATATGTTTGATCTTAGTTACTTTTGTTAAATTCACTCTTTTCTGCTTCTGTTTTTTAAGGTAATTAAATTTGGGCAATAGCTGTTTTTCATTATTAGTGCTGTCATTTCACTTAAGGGGGGGAAAAGAAAGAGTATGAAGATGGCAGACAATGAAAAGTACTCAAAGCTTAATAAGAGatcttatataatattaatatgctgTGTTTagcttattaattaaattccaTGTGTCcaattttttgatttctttactagtaaagtttcttctttctccaattcccttttcttttttttttttttccaaattgtTTAGTATCTAATGTTGCATaaataaagaggaaaaaaaagatacTTGATGAGCATACATACTCTCATTTCTATTTCATCCTTTAATCTAAGAGAGAGAAGGGATATTGAGTCAAATTAGCTaggactcatcacataaaccTAGAAACAGTGGAATCTAGGTTGATGTCCAATCAAAGTGGAAATCGTATGGttagatataataaattagaagaaaagacaaaaagtctacattataaaatataatttttttccataATTGATGctaattaaatcattattCATGTGTGTTAATAGATAATACAAAGTGAGACTGAATTAGTGATTATAGAAACTATGCATGGATACTCGAGGAAGGTCTTTTGTTACATCAATTTGGCCGACAGGAATCCATTAATTGGTTGATTTTGTTGGGTCATATCCTTCTTGCATTTATAGATTATAATCTTAGATTAAAAGTAGAATTAATACAATTTGCTCAAgtgttccttctttctttcctgtACTACCATTTTAGTGGGACACAAAACTTCCACTTCCTACTGCTATAGGATCTAATATCTATTCTTTCTACTAATCATTTATGTTTTATCATAGAACTAATCATGATATATCATATGATATGGACCCTATCATgaagaaaatagtatataataaGAATTTGTTGATCAAATCATCATTACATCTTAGGTTATGCCTGCTAATATAGTATTACTTTTGCTTTTGTGTTGATTGATTTTACATCTAAaaagctatatatatatatatatgactgAGCCACATGAAAGCTGTAGTTTCTTAATTCATTTGTTAAATACTTCAGCTGTTCggatataaatagaaatataaattcaacATTTCATgctctttctatttttcttatcttaTCTTTGTGAGTTAAACTTAAACACAGTATGATTGTGTTTCTTTCATTCACATTTTGATTCCATCTATTTGTTAAACATGAAATTACTAACTGAGTTGTATAAATGTCCAACTAATATTTGGTTTCTTGAGGAAATTTGCatatatagagaagaaagGTAGAGCTATATAGTGATAGCATAAAGCAAAGGTTCTTTCCTTATGtatcatatatatgtattgaTTCTTTGCTTTTGTGATTTGAACTGCTTCCATCTCTTGTGGTTCATTCTTCCATTCTAAAATTTAGACTGGAAATGAAATCACTGACATTAATTTGTATTCATTTTTAGTTGAACCCAAAACTGCATTTGAGATTGAAAGGATTAGAAAGGAAACTAACAAATTAAATGTATTTCACTTTCCATTTTCTACATAGCATATAGAAGAACTCATAGGTTTGCTATATTCTATTTTGAACTAATGAaattccctttttcttttttatgtgtaCTTGGTTGATAAGATCAAACCTGATtccagtttttcttttaaacaaaaaagttCCATCATTAGGAAGAACAATCAAGTTATGGTATTGCCTCCACTCCTTTTTTAGCTTAAATTCCTAATTCCACCATTATCCTgacaattatattttgttatatgtTTTAGCAATTGTTGATTAATTACctgtataatattaatttgtaggaattcttgttttttttcttttcctcttctgTTAGTTTTTCTTGAAGGTTTCTAATCTAAATTGGTCAATGGCAAGCCTGATTACAGAAtctaaaatattgaaattgcATGTGTTTTTCATGcactaaattattttctgttgTTGTTTCTAGCTCTCATCCTTCtatgtatattatatttatttaagcaAAACATCTGATGTCAAACAATCCTGAAGAGAATTttaatagtattttatttaggtctgaatatatatatatatataacgtcctttcattttcttgatcattaaaatgaatttttctttgcaTGTTAGCTAGAAGGtggattttcttattttccaCTACTTTTCTTTATGTAGACACGCTTTCTTATAACTGAGGAGAAAACAGAAACTTCAATTTATAGCTGTTCTTCACTGAGGCCGATTTCAGAGACTAACATGCATTCTGTTCCTTCTCATCTAATTAAATTGCTCTTGAGCTACATTGATCATGATGTCTATTCTtgttgatatatttatataatttcttttcttttctttactttcCCTTTTGTGTGTTAAAAGGCAAAAAGAAATACTAATTAAGTAACTTTTACATCAAGTTATCTGTTttcatttgcttctttttctttttttttttatcgtTGTTGATACCAGCAAATTCTGAGATTCAATTAGTAAGAAATGGGTTTTTTCTATATCATGTCCAAGgattaattaatctaaaaatgatagaaatacatatttagatacttgagttttaattatttagccATTCCaatattttaactttcaatttaatttaataaatatttgaatttcatttttataattttttaaatatttttaatttttaatttggctTGATagatatttagattttatttttttaattttatttaaatacttgTAAGCAGTacatatcaatatataaaataaagccacgtgttaaataatatttaaatattataaaaaaattaaaatatctatttaattatatataaaagtttaagTATTAAAAGTGACTAACCAgataaaattcaagaaaaaaattaaagaatccAAAGAATAGTTTTATCATCccatttactattttatgaaataaaaaagtaaaagaagtaGAGAATTAAGGATATTACGCTTGTACTGCTTTTGAATGTGAAGCTATTTCTATGGCATGAATGACATCATCTTCAATACAAAGAAAGTCTTATTCtgtaaaattaaagaaaaaaggaaaacagaaaaagaaaagaaaagtccCATTATTATCTAAACTAAACATGGAAATTATTATaagtggaaaaaaaaaaaggaaaattggCACCAAAGTTGATCAATTTATCATCACAAAAAGGTTAGCCATCCGACAAGAACTTGTAGCTAAATAGacatgtataaatatatacagcCTTTTAAGCAGTAGCAAGAGCTTAAAGAATCTTTGGAATGACTGGAGATTGATAATCCAGTCAATGATCGAAGCGAGCAAgcaaaattcttttctttatttggatTCTTGGTGGAAATCATTGCCCTAAATTTTATAGTGAAGCCAATTACGTGTCCACTAGTAATGGATAGCATGGTCAGATGCATTATGATGAGTAAAGCTGTGGAAAAGCTCAAGGAGAAGAAGGAGATAAAAGGGTAATGAAACGAGGTTGAAATTCAAGTATTTGTCAAACTAGTAGTTTCATTATAAAGTTGATCACATATCAtccacacacacacatataatatatatatatatagctaaACTATTgctgatttaattttaataagattttaaaatttattattccttttaaaaagttttatataGACTAAATCCGTATATTTAAACACTTgaatagttattttaatattttaattttaaatataaatattttgaattatatttgttgatatattaaatatcgacatatatttaatcggttttatataatatctttttaatttatataaatattttatgaaaaatctaaaaatataaacaaggACCCATTCTCCTAAAAAATGGCTgagactttttaatttaagtggTTGATAGTTGATACATAGTTGATAATTTATAggtgataaatataaattgtttAGTTACTGTAATTTGTTAGTTTGTGAAATGACTGGTACGGGTATTTCCAATTATACTATATGAATTACCAAAAGATATTTagactattttttaaaaaaaaattatgcttgtaagtattaatataaatattaattaattagacatcatatataattacattgtaagaattttatttatcagtGAATCTAATATCACTACTACTCAATTAGGACCAGTTTCGTTCATTTTGATTAGAGTGGCATTTTGAGATCATTTCGACTAAAACGGTGGTAAATTAGCAGatattaattcaataaacTTTCTATTCCAAATTTGATAAGGCAAATATCCTGCGGTTCAAAATTACAGTGGAacaaaaagtaataattaagagttattagtcGTCTAATAGTGCGTTGCatggtattattattattttaattataaaattaaattgatagataCAATTAACGAGTCAATTcaatccttttaattttttgttatttcttgTTAAACTGATTGCAATTGTTTGTAGGCATGAGTAACAAAATGTAggtttttattagttaatatcaTTACATTTTTGTTacgatttctttaaaatatttttattaaatattttataaaattatcattttaaagtataaaatataaaaaaaattaattgcatgtaataatatttatattagttaataaaatgtcatttttgacaattatttactaaaacataattaaaaaattgactaTAATTTAAGacagataaaaaaaagattaaaaattttttctaaaacgaaaaagaaattaaatactcTCATTTTAGAAGTAAAATATTCATCTTAGGAGTCGATTTCTTCGAAGAACGCccaaaatgtaatttttaatatatagaataAACACAGGGATGCAtgcatcaataatattattattatatcagtaatacatatttaataattaattaaaagttggagggatcttaatttttaattgaattgtCTGATTTTGAAATGAGTGTCGTGTcattattatgaaatatatgtCCCAAAAGGCATTAATATAGTAATTCATTTTTTACAGGCAATGTTATTGGTGCATCATCACCAATGACCAGACAATTAGCAAAAGAATGTCGCTGACGTATACATGcttaccaaataaataaatttcaaatttcaacTAAAAAAAATCCCAGAAAAAGTATTAATGGGCAGatattacttaattttttgttattcttaaagtatgatattaaattcataaattcttcttaaatattattcaaaatgAACATAGAAACAAAGAATATCACTGCTGTGTAAATAAagagtttatatatatatataaaagttaatactattttaatttttataatttatt
The sequence above is drawn from the Ricinus communis isolate WT05 ecotype wild-type chromosome 7, ASM1957865v1, whole genome shotgun sequence genome and encodes:
- the LOC8275985 gene encoding protein LIGHT-DEPENDENT SHORT HYPOCOTYLS 3 — protein: MDSMPEMDSSNSENTNRFSNTISNTTTTTTMSIGTSSSSPSSSSTPSRYENQKRRDWNTFGQYLKNHRPPLSLSRCSGAHVLEFLRYLDQFGKTKVHTPICPFYGHPNPPAPCPCPLRQAWGSLDALIGRLRAAFEENGGKPEANPFGARAVRLYLREVRDLQSKARGISYEKKKRKRPPQQQIQALPPQPGAT